From the genome of Thermococcus chitonophagus, one region includes:
- a CDS encoding 50S ribosomal protein L16: MALRPAKIDRYVDKPAYTRREYIRGAPGPKITIFDMGNPAGDFEFEVALHTAEPVQIRQNALEAARQQVNRYLQKNVGRSNYHFKIRVYPFQVLRENPMATGRKADRYGNGMRRPFGKPIGLAARLKRDQKILSIRVNRQHLKFAIEGARRAAMKFPCKCYYRIYDKEGNDVTTKILSQGL; the protein is encoded by the coding sequence ATGGCTCTAAGGCCCGCTAAGATCGATAGGTACGTTGACAAGCCTGCTTACACAAGAAGGGAATACATTAGAGGAGCTCCAGGTCCAAAGATAACCATCTTCGACATGGGGAACCCTGCTGGAGATTTTGAGTTCGAAGTTGCCCTCCACACCGCTGAGCCTGTTCAGATAAGGCAGAACGCACTTGAGGCTGCGAGACAGCAGGTCAACAGGTACCTCCAGAAGAACGTCGGTAGGAGCAACTACCATTTCAAGATAAGGGTTTACCCATTCCAAGTTCTTAGAGAGAACCCGATGGCTACCGGAAGGAAGGCAGATCGTTACGGTAACGGAATGAGAAGGCCCTTCGGGAAGCCCATAGGACTAGCTGCAAGGCTCAAGAGGGATCAGAAGATACTCAGCATTAGGGTCAACAGGCAGCACCTTAAGTTCGCTATTGAAGGTGCAAGGAGGGCAGCAATGAAGTTCCCATGCAAGTGCTATTACAGGATTTACGATAAGGAAGGAAATGATGTAACAACAAAGATACTTTCCCAGGGTCTCTGA
- a CDS encoding MATE family efflux transporter, with protein MSMEKVKAMRKEILEGPIERTLFKLAWPIIVNNLVQVLYNITDTFWLGKLGRAALSAPGVSWPIIGTLMALGMGFTMAGFSIVGQYIGAGDYRKANRSAGALLSLILFFSTLSAVISIAILPLALRFMHVTETIYPYAFTYSLIVFAGVPASFTFMASTALMRASGDTKTPVKISMLTVFLNIILDPVFIFILGLGVSGAAIATVLSNAVGTVIGFKLLLSGKAGLKITWSDMKPDWKFYSKIIRVGLPSSIGQSANSFGFVVLTRIIMGFGDVTYAAYTITTRLVNFITSISRGFSMAMGTMVAQNVGAEKYQRAKTIAERTMVVNFIIASIAVLTIGIFRVPIFKIFLNDPKVIAESAIVLKYFLISVPFFNGIFVVVTRVFTSAGHTKKSMIMSMLRLWGFRIPLSYAFGYVPALVVVFTVLGHSINFKIPLAKLFGFTSKGVFFGMGMSNFLAAIIGLIWFLRGSWMKRIID; from the coding sequence ATGAGCATGGAGAAAGTCAAGGCAATGCGAAAAGAGATACTAGAGGGGCCAATTGAAAGGACGCTGTTTAAGTTAGCTTGGCCCATAATAGTGAACAACTTAGTCCAAGTTCTGTATAACATAACCGACACCTTCTGGCTCGGCAAGCTTGGAAGGGCTGCTCTTTCGGCACCAGGAGTAAGCTGGCCGATAATCGGTACACTCATGGCTCTCGGCATGGGCTTTACAATGGCAGGATTTTCAATAGTGGGTCAGTACATTGGGGCTGGAGATTACAGGAAGGCCAATCGCTCAGCTGGCGCCCTATTATCGCTCATTTTATTCTTCTCCACGCTGTCCGCTGTGATAAGTATAGCAATCTTGCCTCTGGCTTTGAGGTTTATGCACGTGACAGAAACTATCTATCCCTATGCGTTCACTTATTCGCTGATAGTCTTTGCCGGTGTTCCAGCCTCGTTCACGTTCATGGCATCTACCGCTTTGATGAGGGCCTCTGGAGATACCAAAACTCCCGTAAAGATAAGCATGCTCACGGTTTTCCTTAACATAATCCTTGATCCGGTGTTTATCTTTATCTTAGGTCTGGGGGTTTCAGGAGCGGCAATAGCCACTGTTCTTTCCAATGCTGTTGGAACCGTTATAGGGTTTAAACTCCTTTTGAGTGGAAAAGCCGGACTAAAAATCACGTGGAGTGATATGAAGCCAGACTGGAAGTTTTATTCGAAGATAATAAGGGTTGGCCTTCCTTCCAGTATAGGCCAATCCGCCAACTCTTTTGGCTTCGTCGTTCTCACAAGGATAATCATGGGCTTTGGAGATGTAACGTACGCGGCTTATACGATAACAACCAGGCTTGTGAACTTCATAACAAGCATATCAAGAGGCTTCAGCATGGCCATGGGTACTATGGTTGCCCAAAACGTAGGTGCGGAGAAGTATCAGAGGGCTAAAACGATAGCAGAAAGAACCATGGTCGTGAACTTTATAATAGCGAGCATTGCCGTTTTAACGATTGGCATTTTTAGGGTTCCTATCTTTAAGATATTCTTGAATGATCCGAAAGTTATAGCCGAGAGCGCGATAGTACTGAAGTACTTCCTAATATCAGTCCCCTTCTTCAACGGCATCTTTGTCGTGGTTACGAGGGTTTTCACTTCAGCGGGCCACACCAAGAAGAGCATGATAATGAGCATGCTAAGGCTTTGGGGCTTTAGGATTCCTCTGAGCTATGCTTTTGGCTACGTTCCAGCTTTGGTGGTTGTCTTTACAGTCCTGGGCCACTCCATAAACTTTAAGATACCATTGGCGAAACTTTTCGGCTTTACTAGTAAAGGAGTCTTCTTTGGCATGGGAATGAGCAACTTCTTGGCTGCGATAATAGGGTTGATATGGTTCCTTAGGGGGAGCTGGATGAAAAGAATAATAGATTAG
- a CDS encoding MFS transporter: MFKRNSLAVILLIVSAFTGSLAFRLAVPAIAYYSRDVLKASMVSISIISTSFILARAFAAVFGGYLVDKRPKLIILGALAMALNAPLVYLYSLTSSWIHIVGIKLVNGLLNGISWPLAQLAVAYASPKNTRARISALYFFFGSLASLAGNYLYAFTIGLGMRGQMIISGLFYILTGILMAVAYLLIGSIKREKKVEKREDIEVNPRTVMTFGAIISFISAFAFGEITYVYISETLGLEKGRVAMILGTISFISSLTSYFISWIADSLGSAKALKIIAVFGFLAPILAGIKTEFTIFLGIFLALLAVNSFRPISRKILVAHSRSSLAIGGINGIQNISAFLGGIIFGLAYTFGSLGIYYLAFLPYLPPSLGLIIVSRKLGK, translated from the coding sequence ATGTTTAAAAGGAATAGCCTCGCGGTAATATTGCTTATCGTTTCGGCATTTACTGGGAGTTTAGCGTTCAGGTTAGCCGTGCCCGCGATAGCTTACTACAGTAGGGATGTTTTGAAGGCTTCAATGGTTTCAATTTCAATAATATCGACCTCCTTCATATTAGCTAGAGCCTTTGCCGCAGTTTTTGGGGGTTATTTAGTTGATAAAAGACCAAAGTTAATAATTTTAGGAGCACTAGCCATGGCACTAAATGCGCCCCTTGTCTACTTATATTCTCTAACATCTTCGTGGATTCACATAGTTGGGATAAAGTTAGTGAATGGGCTTTTAAATGGGATCAGCTGGCCTTTAGCGCAATTGGCAGTTGCTTATGCTTCTCCTAAAAATACTAGAGCAAGAATCTCTGCCCTTTACTTCTTTTTTGGGAGTTTGGCCTCACTTGCTGGCAACTACCTATACGCGTTTACGATTGGCTTGGGAATGAGAGGACAGATGATAATCTCCGGCCTTTTCTATATCTTAACGGGCATTCTCATGGCAGTTGCATATCTCCTCATAGGCAGTATAAAGAGGGAGAAAAAGGTAGAAAAGAGGGAGGACATTGAGGTAAATCCGAGAACCGTAATGACATTTGGAGCGATCATTTCATTTATATCTGCCTTTGCCTTTGGCGAGATAACCTATGTATACATATCTGAGACCCTCGGCTTGGAAAAGGGTAGGGTTGCAATGATACTCGGAACGATAAGCTTCATTTCATCATTGACTTCATACTTCATATCTTGGATAGCTGATTCCCTGGGAAGCGCTAAGGCCCTCAAGATCATAGCCGTATTTGGGTTCCTTGCTCCAATTCTCGCCGGCATTAAAACGGAGTTCACGATATTCTTGGGCATATTTCTGGCATTGTTGGCGGTGAACTCTTTCAGGCCTATATCAAGAAAGATTTTGGTTGCCCATTCAAGATCTTCGCTTGCAATTGGTGGAATTAATGGAATTCAGAACATATCTGCCTTTTTAGGAGGGATAATTTTTGGGTTAGCATACACCTTTGGCTCTCTAGGGATTTATTACCTCGCATTTCTTCCCTATCTCCCACCCTCCCTGGGACTGATAATAGTAAGTCGTAAATTGGGGAAATGA
- a CDS encoding magnesium transporter produces MRRWGGMGMTTVLLQKLKESIRFTFSALLLCLVLDFVGGTFLGVNYSEIVKNYPIILVILPGLMDLRGNVFGTLASRLTTKLNLGIIKRLKDREVKREVLRAIFSSKIPLIVLWVIGVLHTDNLRMAVAALLVVILSALAIGIVLGYSAALITIVPYSRGFDPDRIAAPLITSISDIVTIPTLIFFLNLYLVNRQMFYLLLFLTLGILIWLGVRSGNIVERSFTEIAGILTFLALIESFAGSLLEQYSSAIGKMILLAVLYPSILDSLGNMGSVIVARLSTKYHLEGEEGIKSKDTWLEIMAMLLMSVPLIIIANIIGMLIVEVTMHVHSHLVAPLILGYPLITLIVMIIGVALVLVAPKIHLDPDNLGVPLITTIADVLGTIFVVALALH; encoded by the coding sequence GTGAGAAGATGGGGAGGGATGGGAATGACAACAGTACTCCTCCAAAAGCTAAAGGAATCTATAAGATTTACGTTTTCAGCGCTATTGCTGTGTCTAGTTCTTGATTTCGTGGGAGGGACTTTCTTAGGTGTTAACTATTCTGAAATAGTGAAGAACTATCCCATAATTCTCGTCATTCTCCCGGGCCTCATGGATCTCAGGGGAAATGTTTTTGGAACTTTAGCTTCCAGACTCACGACAAAACTAAACCTTGGGATTATAAAAAGGCTCAAAGATAGGGAAGTAAAGAGGGAAGTTTTAAGGGCAATTTTCTCATCTAAAATACCCCTGATAGTCCTCTGGGTTATTGGAGTGCTACACACCGATAACCTTAGGATGGCGGTTGCTGCATTACTTGTCGTTATCCTTTCGGCTCTCGCAATAGGAATAGTCTTAGGTTACTCTGCAGCACTAATAACAATAGTCCCGTATTCAAGAGGATTTGATCCAGATAGAATAGCCGCACCCCTGATAACATCGATATCGGATATAGTGACGATACCAACTCTCATATTCTTCTTGAACCTCTATCTCGTCAATAGGCAAATGTTTTACCTCCTGCTTTTCCTAACGTTAGGCATTCTTATTTGGCTGGGAGTTAGGAGTGGGAACATAGTAGAGCGCAGTTTTACCGAGATCGCTGGCATACTAACGTTCCTAGCATTGATAGAATCATTTGCAGGCTCCCTGCTTGAGCAGTATTCCTCAGCGATTGGGAAGATGATACTCTTGGCGGTGCTTTACCCCTCAATACTTGACAGCCTGGGGAACATGGGAAGCGTTATAGTTGCCAGGCTCTCCACTAAATATCACCTTGAAGGAGAAGAAGGGATAAAATCAAAAGATACTTGGCTTGAAATCATGGCTATGCTCTTGATGAGCGTTCCATTAATAATTATTGCAAACATTATAGGAATGCTAATAGTTGAAGTCACAATGCACGTGCACTCTCATCTTGTTGCCCCTCTGATCTTAGGATATCCCCTGATAACCTTGATCGTAATGATAATTGGGGTTGCATTAGTTCTCGTTGCCCCAAAGATACATCTCGACCCTGACAACCTCGGAGTTCCCCTAATAACCACAATAGCTGATGTCCTGGGGACGATTTTCGTAGTTGCTCTGGCATTGCACTAA
- a CDS encoding alanyl-tRNA editing protein, with amino-acid sequence MSNEVKTHTALHVLKGAIVKVLGKEAKWTASTYVKGAHGVLVVKFNRKPTKEEIKKIEELANAKIRENAPIKVYELPREEAEEKFGEDMYDLFPVPDNVKVLKVVVIENWNVNACNKEHTKTTGEIGVIKVRKVRFRKNKELLEISFDVIGD; translated from the coding sequence ATGAGTAATGAAGTTAAGACACACACAGCTCTTCACGTACTCAAGGGAGCAATTGTTAAGGTTCTAGGGAAGGAAGCAAAATGGACAGCATCAACATATGTTAAGGGTGCCCATGGTGTCCTCGTCGTTAAGTTTAACAGAAAGCCTACCAAAGAGGAGATCAAAAAGATTGAAGAACTTGCAAATGCAAAAATCAGGGAGAACGCTCCAATTAAAGTCTATGAACTTCCCAGGGAGGAAGCTGAAGAAAAATTTGGAGAAGATATGTACGACCTATTCCCCGTTCCTGACAACGTGAAAGTTCTGAAGGTAGTTGTAATCGAGAATTGGAATGTAAATGCGTGTAATAAGGAGCATACGAAGACAACCGGGGAAATCGGAGTAATCAAGGTAAGGAAAGTTAGGTTTAGGAAAAACAAAGAATTGCTCGAGATAAGCTTTGACGTCATTGGAGATTAA
- the cdr gene encoding CoA-disulfide reductase, which produces MKRVVIIGGGAAGMSAASRVKRLRPEWDVKVFEATEWVSHAPCGIPYVVEGISPTEKLMHYPPEVFIKKRGIDLHLNAEVIEVDQGYVRVREKDGEKSYEWDYLVFANGASPKVPPVEGIDLPGVFTADLPPDAVAIKEYMEKHEVKDVVIVGGGYIGVEMAEAFVAQGKNVTVIERGNRILKRSFDKEVTDVLEEKMKQHVNLRLQEIIMRIEGRDRVEKVITDAGEYKADIVILATGIKPNIELAKQLGVRIGETGAIWTNEKMQTSVENVYAAGDVAETKHVITGRKVWIPLAPAGNKMGYVAGSNIAGKEIHFPGVLGTSITKFMDVEIGKTGLTEQEAIKEGYDVRTAFIKASTRPHYYPGARPIWLKGVVDNETNRLLGVQAVGAEILPRIDTAAAMLMAGFTTKDAFFTDLAYAPPFAPVWDPLVVLARVLKF; this is translated from the coding sequence ATGAAGAGGGTCGTTATAATAGGTGGCGGAGCCGCTGGAATGAGCGCGGCATCACGTGTAAAGCGTTTAAGGCCTGAATGGGACGTCAAGGTTTTCGAGGCAACAGAATGGGTAAGTCACGCTCCTTGTGGTATCCCTTACGTTGTCGAGGGGATCTCACCAACTGAAAAGCTGATGCACTATCCTCCAGAGGTCTTCATTAAAAAGAGGGGGATTGACCTCCACCTCAACGCTGAAGTTATAGAGGTAGACCAAGGGTACGTCAGGGTCAGGGAAAAGGACGGAGAAAAAAGCTACGAGTGGGATTATCTAGTCTTTGCCAACGGTGCCTCTCCTAAGGTTCCACCAGTTGAGGGCATTGATCTCCCTGGAGTGTTTACAGCCGACCTACCCCCAGATGCCGTTGCGATAAAGGAATACATGGAAAAGCACGAGGTAAAGGACGTTGTCATAGTGGGTGGAGGGTACATAGGAGTTGAGATGGCGGAAGCTTTCGTTGCTCAGGGCAAAAACGTAACGGTTATCGAGAGGGGCAACAGAATACTGAAGAGGTCTTTTGACAAGGAGGTTACAGATGTTTTGGAGGAGAAGATGAAACAGCACGTCAACTTAAGGTTGCAGGAGATAATCATGAGAATAGAAGGGAGAGACAGGGTTGAAAAAGTCATTACAGATGCTGGGGAGTACAAGGCAGACATAGTTATACTCGCCACGGGAATAAAGCCAAACATAGAGCTCGCAAAGCAATTGGGCGTTAGGATAGGTGAGACGGGGGCAATATGGACGAACGAGAAAATGCAGACAAGCGTTGAGAATGTTTACGCTGCAGGAGATGTTGCCGAGACAAAGCACGTGATTACGGGAAGGAAGGTATGGATTCCCCTTGCACCCGCTGGAAACAAGATGGGATACGTTGCGGGTAGCAACATAGCAGGGAAAGAAATACACTTCCCTGGGGTTCTGGGGACTAGCATTACTAAGTTCATGGACGTTGAGATAGGAAAGACTGGATTGACAGAGCAAGAGGCAATAAAGGAAGGGTACGATGTTAGAACGGCATTCATAAAAGCATCAACAAGGCCCCACTACTATCCTGGGGCAAGGCCAATATGGTTGAAAGGAGTAGTTGACAATGAAACGAACAGATTGCTTGGAGTGCAAGCTGTGGGAGCAGAGATACTCCCCAGGATAGACACAGCTGCAGCGATGCTGATGGCGGGCTTCACCACGAAGGATGCATTCTTCACGGACTTAGCCTATGCACCTCCCTTCGCCCCGGTCTGGGATCCTCTGGTTGTTCTTGCGAGGGTTCTCAAGTTCTAA
- the pyk gene encoding pyruvate kinase has protein sequence MKLPGHKTKIVATIGPATNSKKMIEKLIKAGMNVARLNFSHGTFEEHAKVIERIREVAWKLDKRVAILADLPGLKIRVGEIKGGYVELKRGDKVVLTTRDIEGDETTIPVEYKDFPKLVSKGDTIYLSDGYIVLRVEEVREDEVEAVVVSGGKLFSRKGINIPKAHLPVEAVTPRDMEIIEFAVEHGVDAIGLSFVGSVYDVLKVKGFLEKKNAGDIFVIAKIERPDAVRNFDEILNAADGIMIARGDLGVEMPIEKLPILQKKLIRKANQEGKPVITATQMLVSMTTEKVPTRAEVTDVANAILDGTDAVMLSEETAVGKFPVEAVEMMAKIAKVTEEYRESFGLNRIREWLESNTHRGTIKEAITRSIIDALCTVDIKYILTPTRTGKTARLISRFKPKQWILAFSTNERVCNNLMFSYGVYSFCLEEGFDEKDIVRLIKGLGLVESDDMVLMTEGRPIEKTVGTNSIKIFQIA, from the coding sequence GTGAAGTTGCCAGGACACAAGACGAAGATTGTGGCAACAATAGGTCCAGCTACGAACTCAAAGAAGATGATAGAGAAACTCATAAAGGCTGGAATGAACGTTGCGAGACTAAACTTTTCTCATGGGACTTTTGAGGAGCATGCAAAGGTAATCGAGAGGATTCGAGAAGTAGCGTGGAAGCTTGACAAAAGAGTTGCAATACTTGCCGATCTACCCGGGTTAAAGATTAGAGTTGGAGAGATAAAGGGAGGATATGTCGAGCTCAAGAGAGGAGATAAGGTTGTTCTAACTACAAGGGATATTGAAGGGGATGAAACAACGATCCCAGTTGAGTACAAAGACTTTCCAAAACTCGTGTCCAAAGGTGATACGATATACCTGAGCGATGGATACATAGTGCTGAGGGTGGAAGAGGTTAGAGAAGATGAAGTAGAGGCTGTCGTTGTTTCGGGTGGGAAGCTGTTCTCCAGGAAGGGAATCAATATTCCAAAGGCCCACCTTCCGGTTGAAGCAGTCACCCCCAGGGACATGGAGATAATAGAGTTTGCCGTTGAACATGGAGTTGATGCCATAGGCTTGAGTTTCGTCGGTAGCGTTTACGATGTTCTCAAAGTTAAGGGATTTCTGGAGAAGAAGAATGCCGGAGATATATTCGTTATAGCAAAGATAGAAAGGCCAGATGCGGTTAGGAATTTTGATGAGATTCTGAATGCTGCAGATGGCATAATGATAGCTAGAGGTGATCTGGGCGTAGAAATGCCAATTGAAAAGCTACCAATACTGCAGAAGAAGCTCATTAGGAAGGCGAATCAGGAAGGAAAGCCCGTAATTACTGCAACGCAGATGCTCGTTTCTATGACAACTGAGAAGGTTCCCACAAGGGCTGAGGTCACCGATGTGGCAAACGCAATACTTGATGGGACGGATGCCGTAATGCTCTCGGAGGAAACAGCAGTTGGAAAGTTTCCAGTTGAGGCCGTGGAAATGATGGCGAAAATAGCGAAGGTTACTGAAGAATACCGGGAGAGCTTTGGGCTTAACAGAATAAGGGAATGGCTTGAGAGCAATACACATAGGGGCACGATAAAAGAGGCAATCACGAGGAGCATAATAGATGCCCTCTGTACAGTTGACATAAAGTACATTTTAACCCCCACGAGGACTGGAAAGACGGCTAGACTTATCTCGAGGTTCAAGCCAAAGCAGTGGATACTAGCATTTTCAACGAACGAGAGGGTCTGTAACAACCTGATGTTCAGCTACGGGGTGTACTCCTTCTGCTTAGAAGAGGGGTTTGATGAAAAGGACATAGTCAGGCTAATCAAGGGGTTGGGATTAGTGGAAAGCGATGACATGGTTCTCATGACGGAGGGCAGACCAATAGAGAAAACAGTTGGAACGAACTCGATAAAGATATTCCAAATAGCTTAG
- a CDS encoding 7-carboxy-7-deazaguanine synthase QueE: protein MVKLVLAEIFNSWQGEGGSLPGSTFGRRQIFVRFAGCDLRCKWCDSREYIDASGVSHWRYEVEPFTGKFEYRQNPANLEDVIKVILHLDTGDIHSISYTGGEPTLQIQALKTLMTKMKELGFDNFLETHGGLPEAIRKVANITDYASVDIKDESAKAAKNWRDLVLREIESIRILKKAGVEVYAKLVVTNETKLENVRWYAELLKGLAPLAIQPKEPIDISIARLMDIYRVAAEILGKKNVGLSFQVHKYLNVL, encoded by the coding sequence GTGGTAAAGCTTGTTCTAGCGGAGATCTTTAACAGTTGGCAGGGGGAGGGAGGAAGTCTCCCAGGCAGTACTTTCGGCAGAAGGCAGATATTTGTTAGATTCGCAGGTTGTGATTTAAGATGTAAATGGTGTGATTCTAGGGAATATATAGATGCTTCGGGTGTTTCCCATTGGAGATACGAGGTGGAACCCTTCACTGGGAAATTCGAATATAGACAGAACCCCGCGAATTTAGAAGATGTCATAAAAGTGATTCTTCACTTAGATACTGGGGATATACACTCGATAAGCTACACAGGCGGTGAGCCAACCCTTCAGATACAAGCTCTGAAAACTCTAATGACAAAGATGAAAGAACTCGGCTTTGATAACTTTTTAGAGACCCATGGGGGTCTTCCAGAGGCAATACGAAAAGTTGCCAACATTACAGACTACGCAAGTGTTGATATAAAAGATGAGAGCGCAAAGGCAGCAAAAAACTGGAGGGATCTGGTGCTTAGGGAAATTGAAAGCATAAGGATACTTAAGAAGGCAGGGGTCGAAGTCTACGCTAAGCTTGTTGTAACAAATGAAACAAAACTAGAAAACGTCCGCTGGTACGCTGAACTGCTGAAAGGTCTTGCTCCTCTAGCCATACAACCTAAAGAGCCTATCGACATCTCTATAGCTAGGTTGATGGATATCTACAGGGTTGCGGCAGAGATTCTTGGGAAGAAGAACGTTGGCTTGAGCTTTCAGGTTCATAAGTACCTGAATGTCCTCTAA
- a CDS encoding MATE family efflux transporter has translation MTTLQQAREEILHGNIEKTLLKLAFPLIINNLVQVMYNLADTFWLAKLGKAELSAPGTVWPLLWFMTSLGAGFVTAGFAMVSQYVGAGEFKKASKVAGSLYALLLFLSSILAGFGIFIAPYALEFVRVTPEVYPFALKYMVIVFAGIPIALTLYAFNFILRAVGDTRTPVIVNVFTIILNIILDPIFIFPLGMGVLGAALATVVSEGVGSVIGGYLLFTGKVSIRITLEDMKPDLSLYWKTFRIGLPATIGDSTNSFGFVLLTRIIYGYGTVAFATYTITNRLTNFMFAFANGISQAMGTMVGQNVGAEKYERAKIIAEKAMLINFLILSLGTIIFIAFREQIFSFFIKDPGILRESEKVVKYFAASFPFFGIFAAVTNVFASAGHTKKNLVLGTIRLWGLRIPLSYYLGKMLHDSAGVWIGMGLSNVISALIGLAWFMTGSWMRRIIE, from the coding sequence ATGACTACGCTCCAGCAAGCAAGGGAAGAGATACTTCACGGGAACATAGAGAAAACCCTACTTAAGCTCGCGTTTCCTCTAATAATAAACAACCTAGTCCAAGTTATGTACAACTTAGCGGACACGTTTTGGTTAGCAAAGCTCGGAAAGGCTGAGCTTTCTGCCCCAGGAACTGTTTGGCCTTTGCTCTGGTTTATGACCAGTTTGGGTGCTGGATTTGTTACAGCAGGCTTTGCCATGGTTAGCCAGTATGTTGGAGCGGGCGAATTCAAGAAGGCAAGTAAAGTTGCCGGTTCTCTCTATGCTCTCCTTCTCTTTCTATCCTCCATTTTAGCTGGCTTTGGGATATTCATTGCTCCCTATGCATTGGAGTTTGTTAGAGTAACTCCTGAAGTCTATCCCTTTGCCCTAAAGTACATGGTGATAGTGTTCGCTGGTATCCCTATCGCTCTAACCCTCTATGCGTTTAACTTCATACTAAGGGCTGTTGGTGATACAAGGACTCCAGTAATAGTGAACGTGTTCACGATAATCCTGAACATAATCCTCGATCCAATATTCATATTTCCTCTTGGAATGGGAGTTTTAGGTGCCGCCTTGGCTACTGTAGTTAGTGAGGGAGTTGGCTCAGTAATAGGAGGTTATCTCCTTTTTACGGGGAAGGTTAGCATAAGGATAACCTTGGAGGACATGAAGCCTGACCTAAGCTTATATTGGAAGACCTTTAGGATAGGCCTACCTGCAACAATTGGTGATTCGACGAATTCTTTTGGTTTTGTTCTTCTGACTAGGATAATTTACGGCTATGGAACAGTTGCATTTGCAACTTACACCATAACTAACAGACTGACAAACTTCATGTTCGCCTTTGCCAATGGGATAAGTCAAGCAATGGGAACCATGGTTGGGCAAAACGTTGGGGCGGAGAAGTATGAGAGGGCAAAGATAATAGCTGAGAAGGCAATGCTTATTAATTTCCTTATACTTTCACTCGGCACTATTATATTCATAGCCTTTAGGGAACAGATATTTAGTTTCTTCATAAAGGATCCTGGGATACTAAGGGAGAGCGAGAAAGTTGTAAAGTACTTCGCTGCATCTTTTCCATTCTTCGGAATATTTGCCGCGGTGACAAATGTTTTTGCTTCAGCAGGCCATACCAAGAAAAACCTCGTCCTGGGTACAATAAGGCTCTGGGGATTAAGGATACCCCTTAGCTATTATCTCGGGAAGATGCTCCATGACAGTGCTGGGGTTTGGATAGGGATGGGCCTTAGTAATGTCATTTCAGCTTTAATCGGTCTAGCATGGTTCATGACGGGGAGCTGGATGAGGAGGATAATAGAATGA
- a CDS encoding 6-pyruvoyl trahydropterin synthase family protein, with translation MKARLIVRTSFDAAHAVKIENDWEELHGHTFFLEVIVEGPIKHGYIMDFVKLRKTIESVTKEIDHRNLNKIFDNPTTENIALWLADKIKGKLPDKVILKRLVLWEGSDYGVELEW, from the coding sequence ATGAAGGCAAGGTTGATTGTTAGAACAAGCTTTGACGCTGCTCACGCAGTTAAAATCGAAAACGATTGGGAAGAATTACATGGACACACATTTTTCTTGGAGGTTATTGTTGAAGGACCAATAAAGCATGGATATATAATGGATTTTGTAAAGCTCAGAAAGACAATTGAGAGTGTAACTAAAGAAATTGACCATAGAAATCTGAATAAGATATTTGATAACCCAACAACTGAGAACATAGCTTTATGGCTTGCGGATAAAATAAAGGGCAAATTGCCCGATAAAGTTATTTTAAAGAGGCTAGTTCTCTGGGAAGGAAGTGACTATGGGGTGGAGCTAGAGTGGTAA
- a CDS encoding iron-sulfur cluster assembly protein, whose translation MKVYYPNREWPEQYREVLEEMREITDPVTGESILESGVLAGLEVTEDTLKVWLKFESQAEYNILGGAAMAYSRIVGNIMEKFALVKFDNVYVYDLRGNIIGKFEAKKKKAL comes from the coding sequence ATGAAGGTTTATTATCCCAATAGAGAGTGGCCCGAACAATATAGGGAAGTCTTAGAAGAAATGAGAGAGATAACAGATCCAGTAACTGGCGAGAGCATACTTGAATCTGGAGTCTTGGCTGGCCTCGAAGTTACGGAGGACACTTTAAAGGTTTGGCTTAAGTTCGAGAGTCAAGCAGAGTACAACATTTTGGGCGGTGCGGCGATGGCTTACTCAAGGATAGTGGGTAACATAATGGAGAAGTTTGCCTTAGTAAAGTTCGACAACGTTTACGTTTATGACCTCAGGGGGAACATTATAGGGAAGTTTGAAGCCAAAAAGAAGAAAGCTTTATAA